AGGAAGTCCAAGGCCGTAGCCGAAGTGATGACCTTCATGGTGGAGGCGGTCGCCAATCCGACGTTCTCATTTGCTGCGAATACAGTCTGGCCTGTTTTTGCGTCGAAAACGGTCAATGAGCTCAAACCATTTCTGAGGTTTTCCTGATTTTGAAATTGCGTGAATGCATCCTGAATTTTACTACGAAGATCCTGCGCATATACTGGCGTAGCAACGGTCGTTAACGTGTAGGCAGAAAAAGCAATGGCACTTAGCACAAATTGGTTCATATATCATGTTTTATAGTCCTATGGTATATCCAGCTTATCTTCGATAAGCTTGTTGACACGGTTATTTTTTATTCGTGTTTGAAAATCATGGATATTCCTTTGGATGTATTGTCATTACTGGGACGCTGCCAATTTTAGGGAAAAGCGTCCGCTGTAGTTCGTTTGTTTTATTTGGCTTAAAGTTAGGCATTCGACCCTAAAAAATCCTAACTTGCATAAAATTGTATAGACGACATGAAGCATATCGAAAAATTAGCTGCCATTCGTGAGGCGATGAAGGTTCAGGGAATCGATGGATATATCATTCCATCTTCAGATCCTCATATTAGTGAATATCTACCGGAGCGTTATAAATGTATTGCCTGGGCGTCTGGTTTTACCGGATCAGCAGGGACGTTGGCAATCACACAGGATTTTGCCGGCCTTTGGACCGATTCTCGTTATTTTGTCCAAGCAGCAGAGCAATTGGCGGGAACAGGCTTTGAATTGGTGAAATTGAAAGTGCAAGGTGCAGCGGAGTATGCAGATTGGTTGGGCGAACAGTTGGGCGCTGGTGCTAAAGTTGCTTTTGACGGCAATCTCGCTTCTTTATTAGTGGCTCAATCTGTTCAGCATACTTTGGAGCCTTTGGAGATCAAAGTAGATGGTCATGTTGACCTGTTGTCGTCATTATGGGAAGGACGACCAGCGCTGCCTAAGGCACAGGCCTACCTGCTGGGTGAAAATATTACGGGACAGTCGACGGTTTCTAAAATTGAAGCTGTTCGTGCGGAGATGAAAAAGAATAGAACGGAAGCTCATCTGATCTCATCTTTGGATGACTTGGCCTGGTTATTAAACATCCGTGGTCAAGATGTACCATGTAACCCTGTTGTTTTGGGATTTGTATTTATTACCCCAGAAAATGCAACGCTTTATATCGAACCTTCGAAGTTGACAACTCAGGCAACTGAAGAACTTAAAGGCTATGGAGTAAGTGTTTCGGCTTATGAAGATATTTTTAAAGCGATTCCTTCATTGGATGTTGCTTCAATTTTAATTGATCCTAAACGTACCTGTTTTGCTGTTTACGATAGCATACCTAAACAGGTTAAGATTGTTGAGAAAATAAACCCCTCGACAAGTTTAAAAGCGATTAAGAACAAGGTTGAAGTTGAAAATAACCGCCATACCTTTGTGAAAGACGGTATAGCGTTGACGCGTTTCTTCAAATGGTTGGAAGAAAATGTCTCCTCTGGTGAGCTTTCCGAATTATCTATTGCGGAGAAATTACGTGGATTTCGCGAAAGTCAAGATGGTTTTGTCGACGTCTCATTCACGACAATTGCGGGATACTTGGATCACGGTGCCCTACCGCATTATTCAGCCAATGAAAAATCGAACTATATATTACAACCTAAAGGTTTACTATTGGTCGATTCTGGCGGACAATATACTACTGGTACAACGGATATTACAAGGGTGGTAACGCTTGGTGGTCTTACGCAGGAGGAAAAAGAGGATTATACGCTTGTACTCAAGGGAACAATAGAAGGCTCTCAGGCCATTTTCCCTACTGGAACCCGCGGCTACCAGATCGATGCCATTACGCGTCGCCCATTGTGGGAAACATTACGCAATTATGGACATGGTACAGGACATGGCGTCGGTTTCTTCCTAAACGTTCACGAGGGGCCGCAAGTGTTCAATGCAGCTGCAATAGATGTTGCTGTTGAACCAGGGATGATTACATCGATCGAGCCCGGATTGTATCGCGTAGGCAAACATGGTATCCGCATTGAAAACCTTGTGTTGACCCGTAAAGCGGGTTCTTCCGAATTTGGAGACTTTCTGGATTTTGAGACACTAACAATATGTTATATCGCAACTGATTTAATCGAAAAATCCCTATTGGATAAGAAACATATTGCTTGGTTGAATAACTATAATCAGTGGGTGTTTGATCAATTATCGACTCATCTTACTGCTGAGGAAAAGAATTGGTTGGCAGACAAGTGCCAGGCGATTTAACACTCAAAAGAGATAACGACAGTGGTTATCCGCTGGGCACAACACGAAGTTGCCAACATAAACGGCCCCCCACTCATTAGGTAAAAAAGGTTTGGGGGGCCTTTTTTTAATCGGGTTTTTTCAAAATCTCATAAATGGATTCTTTTCCAAAAGGTTTCAGAATAAAACCGCTTATAAAAGGGTAATTTGCCAGTTGCTCCTGATCGTTTTTGCTCGTGGAGGAACTGACAATAAAAATGTTGGTTTGCTTGATGAAGTCGGTCCGGTTTTCAAGCACATCCATTAACTCCCAACCAGTCATAAATGGCATATTGATGTCCACAAAGAGTATTGCTGGCATCAACGACTGGCTGAGGTCATTGTTATCCAAAAAATCCAATGCGTCCAGGGCATTTTGGAAGGAATGAAAGTCAATCTCGTATTCGGTAAATCCCTGTAGCATATGGGCGAAAATAGTCCGTAAAATGGCATTATCATCAATGAGAATGATCGTTCTTTTGGTTTCAGGAGTCATGGTCTTTTTGATTAATAATTGTTTTTCATCGTGTCAATAAACCTCATCTTCGTTTTGATTGACAGCGCAGTTTTTCTTTCACTCTTTTATTTATGAGATCACGCTGTCCAGGATCGTAGCAGTTATTTTCTGCTAACAGGATTGAACGCTGATTTTTTATTATAGCTGTATCAGCGGATCTGTATATGCTTTTTCTAAAAATTTGACATAAAAGGTGCTACCCGAATCGATTTTACTTTGTACATCGATCTTTCCGCCCAATGATTCGATCTGATATCTAATGAGGAACAATCCGACACCTTTACTCTCAAATCCACGGTGAAAAACCTTTTTGAACATAAACAGCTCCGATTTGTATTTTGGCAAGTTAATACCCAATCCGTTGTCTTTAACCGTTAATAACGTTCCTTCTTGTTCCTGATGCGTATGTATTTCGATCTTAGGGGCTCGGTCTGTCGCTGTAAATCGGAGCGCATTACTGATGAGGTTGCTGAAAATACTTTCCAGATAAATCTTAGGATAATAAATGTCTTTTACATTGAATTCGATGGAAATTATTGCATTTTTTTGCTGTATTTCTTCCATAAATTGCTGCTGCACTTTTTTGAATATATCTAAAAAATTACATTGTTCATAAATCAGTGAATTGTTTGATTTGATATCAAGTATTCCGTCCAAATTATGTAACGTTTCAGTCAGATCGTCACTGCTAGTATGCAGCAGGTTCATAAAATCAGCCTTTATTTTTTCATCATGCGTTAACTTAATTTCGGCAATAAGCATCTGTATATTGCTGAGTGGGCCTTTTAGGTCATGAGCGAGGATGTTCGCAAATTCTTCCAGTTGCCGTATTTTGGTTTCAAGATCTATTTTGACTAAATCCGATTCAATTTTTTGCCTTTTTAGGATTTCGATATTCTTTTTTGATTCGGAAATATCCTGAACCTGGACGATGAGAAATTGTGCGGTATTGGTATTATCAAAAACTGCCGCAACCGTTACAGAACACCATACAAAATGGCCTAATTTATGTATATAGCGTTTTTGAAGCGTAAATGCGTCGATTTCACCCCTGACAAGTTTTTCTCTAAGTTCAACATCTTTGTTTATATCATCGGGGTGCGTCCTATCAGTAAACTTGGTTTTCGACATTTCTTCATGCGAATAACCAAGAATTTTGGTTAACATATTATTGGATTCTATGGAGTAGCCTTCGAGACTTGTCAATGAAATTCCCAGACCTGATAAATAAAATGCTTGATTAAACTTGTGTTCATTGAATTTACTTTTTTCATTGGACTCGACTTGTTTTGTAATGTCGGAAATAACCAGGGCTACCCGGTTCTGAGCCCTATGTATGGGTTTAATCTGTAAACGATACCATTTGTCCTTGTGCTCGTTTAAATTGGATTGAAAATCCATCTTAAGTTCGCGGTCCAATTTTAATGAATTTTGTATTAATTGGACAGTGGGTATAGCAAGATCTGGCGGAAAGAGTTCTGTGAGACTCTTGTTTAGAAATTCTTCGGGACTGTAGAACAAGAGATCTGGATTGTTGGTCCAGTAGTTTTTAAATACCCCGGCATCGGTTACCTCAAATACGAGATCATTTAATGAGGCAACAAGCAATTGAAGTTGGTGTTGCTTATCTTCCAGGACGCGGTTTTTATTGACCAATTTCGATACATCTATTAATGAAATTAAAAGACCTTTTTTATTGTCTTCTATCATAACATGAACATCGAATTGATACCATTTAAACTCTTGATCCTTTTTTCGTCCTAGGATAATTTCATTTTGGTCTTGGTTTTTGGAAAGAGCAGTAAAAAATGGCGTTTCTGAAGGCGACAATACCGAAAGATCATCTGCTCTGTAAAACGTAATTAATTGATGTATTTTGTAGGTATCTGCCGTACTATCGAGGTCTAAAAGTTCTTGAGCCCTTTTGTTGAATAGTAAAATAGTGCCATCATCTGTGGTCGTGATTGTTCCCTCCAACCTTGTATTTACAGTTTGATCAAAAAGCATAGATAAAGAGTCCCGCTGCTGATGCATTATTCAACCATATTTAGGGTTAATTTTCTCATTTAAAAGTATAAGCAACTCATTGAGTACTTAATTTGCAAAATTGGTAACTTTTACCCCAAAATAATAAATAAATATTAAAATATGTAACTTTTTATATAAAATACTAGCAGGTATATTGTTATGCATACATAACAATATACCTGCTAGTATTTTACCTCTTCTGTGCCTAAGACCTTCTGTCTAATTCTTAATTTTTTCTAGCCACATCCAGTTGAACCAAAGTGGTTGTACTTGTTTACTATTAAAGGTGATGATATACTTTCCGGGCTTATCGAATTTAAATTTGCCGATGCGGTTTTCGACAAATTCTTCTGTATAATTGTTTTCATTGGGCTCGACCACCATTTTGTTTGTAGGAGCAAAACTTCCTTCCAACCGCTGATTGGTCGTGCTGACTTCAAAAACACTGTTTTCTTTATTGGGATTATGTGCTGAAAAATCGAGTGAGTAGACGCCAGCTTCGGGGATGGTTACCTCCCAATCGATCTTAGTATCCCCCGTCAGGATCGCATGCGTTGGATTTTTGCCGTTATAGCGTACAATTTTGAGTCCTTGGTTCAGGCTATTGGTTGATTTCAATGAAAAGCCACCAAAGGTTGATTCTGAGACCGTATTTTTGTCTAGTTCCACCGGCCCATTAAAGGTTAATTTAACTTCTGAAACATAATGATCCGGCTGCGCGTCAGGCAATTGGATATGGATTAAACTGAGACTCTGATCAAATTTTAGTGCCGTTGATACACTTCCCTTCATCAGGGAAACCTGTTCTGGTGTCGATTTGATTCCTGTAATCCGAAGTGTATGGTCTAAGGGCCAATTAAAGACGTGTGCATACACGACTGTTTTTTGCCCTTCTTTTTTGGTTGTCAGGTAACCCCAATCGAACTGGTTGTTTTTTAGATCAAGGCCGGTGCTGCCGTAGATGCCTTCTCCGTATGTGTTTAGCCAATTTCCGACTTCGTGCAGACGACTGACACTTTCGTAGGGCACTGTTCCATTGGCACGTGGTCCGATATTTAAGGTGAACCCGCCGTTGAGACTTACATTGGAGATTAAGGACTGGAAAATTTGACTGGTTGATTTCCATTCATTTTCCTGGCCATTGTATCCCCAAGAATGGGCAATCGTCCCAGGGGTTTCCCAGGGATGGTTAATATAATTGCTGCCAAATTGGTTGTCACCTAATGTCTCGAAATCCACATTCTCTGCATCCGTAGGAAGACCTAGACGTGAATTAATCAGGCAATTAGGTTGAAGTTCACGGATAAGTTTGACAACTTGAAGTAATTGTTCTTTTTTAATAATAGATTTTTGATAAGGGATCCACATGTCGAACCATATCAATGCAATATCGCCATAATTGGTCATCAGTTCGCGCAGTTGAGGGATGACTTTTTCTTGCCAATATTGATTGTATTGGGCATCGGTAACATGTCCCGACAGCTCCTGCTGATGGTTCCAACCGTATGGATGTTCCCAGTCAATCCAATGTGAATAATAAAAACCCAATTTCATGCCGTGCTTTCTACAGGCTACTGCAATATCTTTGATGACATCCCGATTGGAACCACTCAATTGTGGAAGGCTATAATGACCAACTTTTGTGTCCCAAAGAGCAACACCATCGTGATGTTTGGCGGTGATGATAATGTATTTCATCCCAGCTTCTTTTGCTAGAAGAACCCATTGCTCAGGATCTATTTTACTCCAGTCGAAACGTTTTGCCAAGGTACCGTATTCTTCTTTGGAGACGCGGTTGCGATATCTTAACCACTCGGCATAGTTATTCATATAACGCAAAGGTTCGCCCTTCCACATGCCTTCAGCAGCACTGTATAGTCCCCAATGAATGAACATGCCAAAGCGGGCATCTTTAAACCATGAGGCTTTTTCAGAAGTTTGTGCAAATAGTTTGGCCGAAATACTGAATAGCAATAATGACAGAATCAGTAGTCGCTTGATTGATGGTATCATAAAGGTTGTTCTGTTTTTTGACTTACAAGATAGGCAAAAAATCGAATATCGATCCTTAAATCGGTTTTGAAGTGGCTGTGAGGTATGGAGTGTAGTTTTTGAAAAAATTGAAAACCCTTCGTATTTAAACGAAGGGTCTTTGTTTAGTATTAAAGCTTTAACGCGATTATTTCAAGTTAAAGGCCTGGATAATCTTTTTAAAAACGGCTGTATTGTTGTAGATGCCAATAAAATTTTGCGCACCTGGTCCATAAGCAAAGACAGGTACCATAATATTGGTATGATCATCGCTGCTGAAATTGCCCCTAACAGTTCCCTTTTTATAATTGGCATCCAACAGGGATAGTCCTCCCGTTTCGTGATCTGCCGTGACAATGACGAGTGTTTCACCATCTTGATCCGCAAATTTTAGGGCTTCCCCGACAAGCCGATCAAAGTCATGCTGTTCGGTAACAACATAAGGGAGATCGTTGGCATGGGCTCCATAGTCAATCTGTGCACCCTCGGCCATGATAAAGAAGCCATTTTTATTTTTAGACAAAAGCTCAATCGTTTTTGAGAGGGAAGTTTTTAGCATTTCTCCCCGTCCATCGAGTATTCTTCTTGTCGCAGAATCCGCCAGGAGTACGAGCTGTTTGCCTGATGTCGCTTTTTCAAAATCACCTAAATTTTGCTGAAGCTGATAACCTTTTGCTGTCAGTTGCTTCATCAGCGTGTTATCCTTGTTGTTGAGGAAGCTTTCGCGACGGGATCCAACGAGAATATCCACATGGCTATTTTTGAAATCTGCCGCAATTTCCTGCGACATGGTCCGATCGATCTGATGTGCATAAAATGCAGCCGGAGTAGCATCTGTAATATCTCCCGCACTGATGATACCGCTTTTGATCCCGTGTTGAGCAAGTGTATCAGGAATAGCGCTCAACAATTTACCGTCTGCATCCACGCCAATGTAACGGTTATTGGTTTTATGTCCAGTAGCCAAAGCTGTCCCGCCCGCAGCGGAGTCTGTAAAATCCGAGTTGGATGCTTCGGTGCGCGAAAGACCAATATGTTTCATATTGATGATATTGGACTGACCAAAATTGGCACTTAAACCTGCTTGTATTTGGGCTAAGCCCATTCCATCACCAATAAGTAAAATAACATTCTTGACCTTGCTCGTTGCACCATCATTTTTATAGGTTGGCTGATAGGGAATGTAGGCCTTTGGATTTGCGTATTCGACTTTAGCGTTGTTTAAATAGAAATTCTTAAGTGCAGTAGGGTGGTCTGTATTGATCCAGTCTACCCCCATATGACCAAGCTCTTTCCAACTATTGGGACTATCTTTCGTAGCCCAAAAACGAAAGGGTTTACCTAATTTATGCGCTTTGTCTATTACAGATTTCATCTTTTCAAGGTCGGGCGGAGTGGGAGTCCCTTTGCCATTCCAGACAGAATACTGCTTAATATCCTGACTGATCATCCCAATATGTTTGAGCTGTGCCGGCGTATAGTCTTTTTCCGGCCTACCATCAAAATAAATCATCGATGGATAATTGTCGAACTTTTCGGGCGGTGGGATTTCACCGCTGACGACGATTTTAATGGCGGAAGGATTTTTCTGCTGGTCGAAAACAGATTCGTTGCCCTTCAAATCGGCTAACAATTTAGACAATACCTGTTCGTAATTTTCCTTAATATCAATCACAAGCTGCAAGGTTTGCTCAGGTTTGGCATAAGGTTTATTGCCGTTCTCCTTAAAGAAGGCAATTAAAGGGTCGATGTAAAGTTTTTTTAACGTCTTCCCTGGTTTGATTTCGCTGCTTTCATGAGCAACGTAGAGCTCTCCATTGCGGTAGAAGACGTCCGCTTCGATAGAGCCCATTCCAGCATAGTAAGCCTCCAACAGCGGAATTTGTTGTTTGTAATCATTGTGGCTATGACCTGCATTGGCAGTCAGTTTCTGTTGTGCAGAAACTGACTGAATGCTTAGGCCGGCAAATAACAGCCACATTAATTTAGTGTTTTTTACCATCCTGCATTTTGTTTAATGACGCCGGAACTGTTGTCGATCTCGCGTTGTGGAACTGCCCAGACATCATGTACTTGCGGATTGAAATTTCTAGCCGGCCAAATTACAGCACCATCAAAATCGTGTAGCGGTTTGGCATAGGTAGCTTGCGCATCGCCCCATCTGACCAAATCGCGGTGACGGTCTGCCCATTCACCAGCAAGTTCATTGCGGCGCTCACGTTTTAGGTCTACGAGGGTCATTCCGCTTTTTGCGATTAAACCAGCTCTTTTTCTAATTTTATTTAATTCGGTATCACCAGCACCAGCGCCATTTAAATTAATGGCCGCCTCAGCTTTAATCAATAATACTTCGGCATAACGCATCAAGGGTACATTGAGGTCTGTAGTGCCGTTGTCACCATTTGGATTGACATGTGTTGGAATAGGGTTGGCATATGAAAATGGTTCCATGTACTTTTTGAACTGATAGTTCGAAGTCGCGCCACCGTCTTTAGTAAATGTACGTTCTGCGCCAAAAAACTGGAATTTGTCTCCTGGTTTCAAGATTGTTGCTTCACGACGCAAGTCACCTGTTTCAAAAGAATCGTAAAGTTCTTTTGTCGGCAGATAGTAACCCCAGCCGTTGTAAATTCCCCAAGCTTTGTTGGTCAACATCACACCTGGAAGTTTGCTGCCCCAGCCAGTACCGCCACCATTAGGTGTACAGACCACCGACCAGATATATTCTTTGGACCAGTTGTTGGCGGCTTTAAACACATCCACAAAGTTGGTCAATAATTCATGTTTGCCCGAACTGATCACCATATCCGCGTACTTCGCTGCATTGGTATAATCTTTTTTGTACAGATACACTTTTGATAAATAGGCCCATGCAGCTGTTTTGTGGGCTTTACCATAATCGGTATCCTTCATCTCAGAAAAATAAGGAAGGTTGTCGGCCGCTTTTAATAGCAGTGAAATGATGTAATCGTAGTTTTCATTAACGTTGTTGGCTCTGGCTACCGGAACGGAAGCATCTGTTTCAGGTGTAACAATAGGAACACCCGCTTTGTCGTTACCATAGTTTGCGGCGAGCTGAAAATAAACCAGGCCTGCATTGAAATAGGCGTCACCAATGATCTGTTTTTTTCGAGCTTCATCCATGGAGATATTGGGAACATTCACAATAATATCGTTGGCCCTTTTTATAATCGCATAACGCATGCTCCATTGCGATTCTGTATAACCGCCACCGATGTAATTGCGGTTGAAATTTTTGATATTGTCGGCTTCGGGTTTGTTACGTCCGGTCACCATGTCGTCACTGGCATTAATAAACCAGAACATTCCACGACCATAATAATCCTCTTCGTTGTACTTTTCATACATACCAGCTTCTGCTTTGATCGCATCTTGTTCCGTTTTCCAGAAATTCTGTGCAGACGGGGAGCCCTCTGGCGTTATATCTAACTGTTTGTTGCACGATGCAAAAAATGCTAGTGCAGCTATTGCAAGGTATTTTATATTCGTTTTCATTTTTTTTTTTTTATTTTTTAGGGCAGATAAGTATAACTTATCTGCATTGTTTTAAGATTAGAAATTGACATTTAAACCAACAATAAAGCTTCGGGCTTGTGGATAACGGCCGACATCAAGACCATTGTTATCCATCCCAATTTCTGGGTCAAAACCTGTATATTTTGTAATGGTGAACAGATTATTGGCCGTTGCATAAATGCGTACGTTACCCGTCTTAAATTTGCTTGCAATTGATTTTGGTAAAGTGTAGCCTAATGTAACGTTACGAATGCGGAGGTAAGAACCGTTTTCAATGTAAAAATCAGATGCATTGAAGTTTCCGTTAGCATCTGAGGTGGAAATGATTGGCACTTTACCGTTTGGATTTTCTGGAGACCAGGCATCCAAAATACCCGTTAACTTATTGTAAGAAGGGCCGCTTGCACTATACGTTGTTCTTTTGATAGCGTTGAAAAGCTTGTTGCCTTGAACCCCCTGAGCAAAAATATTGAAATCAAAATCCTTATAATTCGCATTAAAGCTCAATCCATAAGAGAAATCCGGGTATGCACTGCCCGCAAAATAACGATCTTCAGGTCCGATTGAACCATTGCCATCAATGTCTACAAATTTGAAATCTCCCGCTTTTGCATTCGGCTGAATTTTTTGTCCATTGGCGTTTTTGTAATTATCAGCTTCGGCTTGACTCTGGAAGATACCATCTGTTTTGAGCACATAGTAGCTGTAGAGCGGTTGACCGACGGTAATAGAGAGCGGAGCCAATTCATTTCTGAAATTAGTACCCACAGCAATGGTGTTCAAGCCCGGTGCTAATTCTTCAACCTTGTTGTTTAATTTGGTTAAGGTTGCATTGATGGAATATGTAAAGTCGGAATTTCTTGAACTATTGTAGGTCAATCCTAGCTCAATACCCCTGTCTTTGACTAAACCCGCGTTGATCGTTTGACTATTTAAGCCTGCTGTACCTGGTAGTGAACGGGTTAAGATCATTTTATTTGTTTCCTTAATAAAATAATCGGCGACTAAGTTAAAATGGTTGAAAATTCCCAAATCTAAACCTATATTAGTCTGTTTACTTTCTGCCCAAGTGAGGTTCTTGTTGGCCAGAATCGTTTGTACGTATCCTTTTTGTAAGGTTGGTGTTTGACCGAAATAACTTTGTGTCGATGCTAGTAGCGGGTTGACAGCTGCAGCTGACAAACTACCGAGATTACCTAAAATACCATAGCTACCGCGTAATTTTAATTGATCTAACCAGGTTGCTGATTTTAAAAACTCTTCTTTGCTGATTACCCATCCTGCTGATGCAGAAGCGTAGTTTTTAAATCTATTTTCCTTTGTCAACATGGATGACCCATCGCGTCTACCAATCAACGATAATAAATATTTATCATTGTAACTGTAGTTTGCTCGTAAGAATAGCGAGGATATTGCTGTTGAAGCGTAGCCACTTTCTGAAGGTTGAATGGTATTGGCATTTGTTAAATAACGGTATTGTTTGGACTCATCATCAAAGCCTGCCCCGGAAGTATATAGATAGGTGTTTTTTGTCTTTTGGAAGGTATAACCACCGGTTAGGTCAAGTTGATGCTTGTCGAAAGAAGTTTTGTAATTTAAAACTTGTTCTGCAAGGATATCGTTTGCATCATCAGCTCGTTCAACTAGACTATTGCTCAAAACGGGTTTACCTATTTCAGGACGTCGTGGTGTAAAACTTTTATATCTAGCGTTTGATTTAGTAATACTTAAGTTGGATCTGAATGTTAAGCCTTTTGCCAATTGGATGCTCGCATACGGATTGACAACAAGGACATTGACCGGATTGTTGATGTCGATGCGCATCAGTTCGGCAACAGGGTTAATGATATCACCGTAATCGCCCGGGAATGGCCCTGGTAGACCGGCGAAGCTTCCGTCTGCATTGTAAGGGGTTCCATTGGTTGGATAATAAATGGCAGACAATAGCGCTCCTGTATAATCGCTACTCGTATTGGCGCCATTTCCATTGGTACTGCTGTAGGATAAGTTTTCACCAACTTTCAACCAAGGGGTGAGTTGATGTTCTGAATTTATCCGGAAATTATAGCGCTTGGTTTTCGTATTTAGGACAATACCTT
The Sphingobacterium multivorum genome window above contains:
- a CDS encoding SusC/RagA family TonB-linked outer membrane protein — encoded protein: MKTPAFKREFSFYRIMKYPCIAFSITSVFCSSLMASPSMAQRLDKSSVNIKISKGEKLDVILHKIESLSGLHFVYNPDLLQERNTVLSGSFKTEPVRSLLNKLGINAVEKEDYVILNTQANMKADRIVTGFVRDTLGTAIAGVSVKVVGTQVGTTTDTKGAFRIEAGPQAVLSFSMVGFHSKEVAVGENEVINVTLSEERSTLSEVVVVGYGTQKKETLTGAVSLVSLDKLSSRSVNSVGEVLAGKSPGVIVTNEGGDPTASPRINIRGAGGINGESVLYVIDGSIFLGTPQLNPNDIESISVLKDASAAIYGARASGGVVLITTKKGKKGQMQISVDAKLGQQSAWRKLQPLNAEQRAEVAATAAKNGGTTILPAFDPAKYPEGLVTKTNWMDEVFRNAALQDYNAAINGGSEKSSFYLSFNYRNAEGIVLNTKTKRYNFRINSEHQLTPWLKVGENLSYSSTNGNGANTSSDYTGALLSAIYYPTNGTPYNADGSFAGLPGPFPGDYGDIINPVAELMRIDINNPVNVLVVNPYASIQLAKGLTFRSNLSITKSNARYKSFTPRRPEIGKPVLSNSLVERADDANDILAEQVLNYKTSFDKHQLDLTGGYTFQKTKNTYLYTSGAGFDDESKQYRYLTNANTIQPSESGYASTAISSLFLRANYSYNDKYLLSLIGRRDGSSMLTKENRFKNYASASAGWVISKEEFLKSATWLDQLKLRGSYGILGNLGSLSAAAVNPLLASTQSYFGQTPTLQKGYVQTILANKNLTWAESKQTNIGLDLGIFNHFNLVADYFIKETNKMILTRSLPGTAGLNSQTINAGLVKDRGIELGLTYNSSRNSDFTYSINATLTKLNNKVEELAPGLNTIAVGTNFRNELAPLSITVGQPLYSYYVLKTDGIFQSQAEADNYKNANGQKIQPNAKAGDFKFVDIDGNGSIGPEDRYFAGSAYPDFSYGLSFNANYKDFDFNIFAQGVQGNKLFNAIKRTTYSASGPSYNKLTGILDAWSPENPNGKVPIISTSDANGNFNASDFYIENGSYLRIRNVTLGYTLPKSIASKFKTGNVRIYATANNLFTITKYTGFDPEIGMDNNGLDVGRYPQARSFIVGLNVNF